TCCACGCTGGGCGCGCTGCGCTCGGCCGCGGCGCCCCACGCGAGCGGCCTGCCTTCCACCACGTAGGTGTCGTCGGGGGCATCCGGGGCGGAGACGAGGCCTGCGCGCTGGGTGTCCGGGGCGAACGCGTGCGAGGCGACCCCGCTGGGCAACCCGAAGGCGCCCAGCGCAGCCCAGCCCAGCATGCCAACGAGAACGGCCCGGATCACACTCGCAACCTACTCCACGCGAGCGGACGTCGGCAAGGCGCCCCGCACCGTGCGGCGGGCGACGCGCGAGACTACGGACCGCGACACGATCGAGACCATCCTCCCGTCCCGTGGTGCCAGCGCGCCGCTGTGGATCGACGAGGAGTCGCGACCTGATGCTGACGCCTTCCTCGAGATGGCGCGCAAGCTCAGCGTCTTTCTCGGGGACCGATTCCTCGTGACCATCCATCGTCCACGTCTGCCATTCTTGGACGCGATCAAGGCCCGAGCTCGCGCAGAAGATCTCGTATACCTGCAGGTGCTGATGCTCGAGATCCTCCTCGGGGGCGTGGAGACCCTGCACGAGCCCCTCGAGCAGGCCGAGCTCGAGGTCCACGACTTCGAGGCCAGCTTGCTGGAAGGCGGGCGTCTTGGTGTGGTTCCGACGTCGTGGATGGACCCGTTGATCCGTCGATAGGTGGCCGAGAAACCTCCGAAGCCCGACCTACGCGCAGGACACCCGCCGTCTCCGCCTCGCTCGAGCCATCATCCATCACGCTGCGAACGATTCGTTCCTTGATGTCCTGCGATAGGCTCTGCGGATGGAACGATACCGCTTCCGTTTCCTCCAGCTCGCCTACGACGTCGGCGCCAGCATGCTCGTGATTCCGGCGCTTCTCACCGGCGCTCTCGGCCTCACGGCGCTCGCCCTGCAAGCCGTCGAGCAGCCCCACGCGCTCGACCTGCCGCTGTTGACGCTCGAGCCGGGCGCCACGCAGACCACCATCGCCACGCTCGCCGGCTCGATGATGACGGTGATCTCGGTGGTCTACTCGGTGCTCCTGGTCGCGCTGTCGCTGGCCTCGACCCAGTTCTCCACGCGCATCCTCGCCGGCATGATCCGCGACCGCGTGAGCCAAGGGGTGCTCGGCATCTTCCTCGGCACGTTCGCGTGGCAGCTCGTCGCGTTGCGGTCGATCCACCTCGACCCTCCGTGGGTTCCGCCGCTGACGGTCACGATCGCGGTCGGCCTCGTCGTGGTGTCCCTGGCCGCGCTCGTGCTCTTCATCGCCCGGGTGATCCGCAACTTGCAGGCGAACCACATCGTGGATCGCATCGCGCGGGAGTCCGAGCACGTCGTCGACGACGTCTTCCCTCCCCGCGGCGACGCCGCGCCGTGCGACGCCGAACGCCCGGAGCCGCCTGAGAACGCCAGGATCGTCCGCGCGACCGTCTCCGGGTACGTGCAGCTCGTGTCGATCCCGTCCGTGCGGGGCGTGGCCGCCGCCGGGCTCCAGGTGCACCTGCTCCGCCCGATGGGCTCGTTCGTGCCGGAAGGAGCTTCGTTGTGGGCCGTCGCCCCGGCGGCTGCTTGCACTCCCGCCGTCGAGGAGGCGCTGCGGGCCGCCGTCGATCTCGGCCCCATCCGCACCGCGCAAGAGGACGCCGAGTGGGGCCTCCGCCAGATCGTCGACATCGGCCTGAAGGCGATCTCTCCAGCGGTGAACGACCCGAGCACCGGGTGCCTGTGTATCGACCACCTCTCGCGGCTCCTGATCCGCGCGGGCAACCGGGCAGCACCGTCGTCACGGTTTCCGTCGGGCAGCGGCGAGGCCGTCGTGCCCGGTCCGCTGTACAGCGACCTCGTCGACCTCGCGTTCGATCAGATGCGCCAATATGGCAAGAACGACATGGCGATCTGCCTGCGGCTCCTGCGCGCGATCGGCGACGTCGCCGAGGGCATCGAGCACCCCGCCGGACGGGCGCGGCTGCACAAGCATGCCTGCGCCGTCGTGAGGGCTGCCCGGGCCGCCTTTCCCGACGAAGACGTCTCCGAGTTGAGCCGCCGTGCCGCCCGCGTGGAGCGCGCCCTCGGCCGCGCGGTCGCGTAGCGCCACGCCCCAGATCCGTTGCGATCGCCGACAGGGGGTGATCCAGTACCGCCATGGTGGCGACCATCTTTTCGGAGTCGCGCGCCTGAGCGCACCGCATCAGTCGAGCGGCGTGTTCGTCTGGTGGCGCAGCTCGATGATCTCGAAGTCGAACAGGCGCGACAGCCCGTCGTCGCCGGGCACCCGCACCCGCAGGCTGGACGTGGTGGTGCTGTCGAAGCTGCGCCGCCCCTCCGGGGCCACGGGGACCGAGATCTGCTCGCGCGTGGAGAGCGTGTAGGTCTCCACCTCGCCGTCCATGCCGATGTGGCGCGGCCGGGCGCCGGTGACGTCCATGTTCACCTCGAGCTCGCCGAGGCCCATGGCGAGCTCGCGCAGCCGCACGCGGCCGGCGACGGGAAGCGCTGTCCATGTGCAGGTGCAGGCCCAGGGAGCGACGCAGCGCGGCGTTGTCGAGCGTGAGCAACCAGGTCTCTCCGACGGCGCGGCGCGTGGTCACGTCGTAGCGCTCGTCCTCGTTCATGGCGAGGTAGACGGGGGTCATGGTGCGGAAGGCCTCGTAGGTGCCGCCCACGGCCGGCTCGATGCGCTCGCCCGCCACGGTGATGATGGCCTCGCCCGAGGGGCGCGGCTGCACGCGCACCAGCACGTTCTGCAGCACGTCACGCGCGTCGCCCGAGGTGGTCCCGATGCGCAGCGAGCTGACTTGGTACTCGAAGGTGGTGATGCCGTCGGTGGGGTCCACCGCGGCGATCTGCTGGATGGCGTCCAGGCGGAAGTACGCCGCGCTCGGGGTGGCGCCCATGGCGCGCCCGCCAGCCCGCTGCACCGACGTCACGCGCCGCGTGTAGGTGGCTTCGATGTGGGCGCGGCGGCCCAGCTGTTGGGGCAGCGCCGCGTACAAGCGATAGCGCCCATCCGAAGGCACCTCCGGGCCGATGCCCCCGGTGGCGGCGTCCGGCGACTCGCGGAAGAAGTAGCTGTAGACCAGTGAGACCACGCCGATGAGGGCCACCACCGCCGTGGCGGCGCCCAGCGCCTTGAGCCAGACGGGCGGGCCGCTCGGCGCGGGGACCACGCTGCGTCGTGTGCAGAGAGTGCACTCGCCTTTGGGGTTGAGCACCGTGCCGTGGGTGGGGCAGCGTGGAATCTGGGAGACGCTCACGGACGGGAAGGTAGCAGGTCGTCGCAGGCGTACCTACCGTCGCGAGGGCCCGGTGAGCGGGCACCCGGCTGTTGACTCGCCGCGCATTCCCGCGCACCACTTTCACCGACTGTCCCATG
Above is a genomic segment from Sandaracinaceae bacterium containing:
- a CDS encoding DUF2254 domain-containing protein; the encoded protein is MERYRFRFLQLAYDVGASMLVIPALLTGALGLTALALQAVEQPHALDLPLLTLEPGATQTTIATLAGSMMTVISVVYSVLLVALSLASTQFSTRILAGMIRDRVSQGVLGIFLGTFAWQLVALRSIHLDPPWVPPLTVTIAVGLVVVSLAALVLFIARVIRNLQANHIVDRIARESEHVVDDVFPPRGDAAPCDAERPEPPENARIVRATVSGYVQLVSIPSVRGVAAAGLQVHLLRPMGSFVPEGASLWAVAPAAACTPAVEEALRAAVDLGPIRTAQEDAEWGLRQIVDIGLKAISPAVNDPSTGCLCIDHLSRLLIRAGNRAAPSSRFPSGSGEAVVPGPLYSDLVDLAFDQMRQYGKNDMAICLRLLRAIGDVAEGIEHPAGRARLHKHACAVVRAARAAFPDEDVSELSRRAARVERALGRAVA